GTGAACGACGTCGCCCCAAACGGCTGGGCCGAACCGCTGGCCGATGCCTATGGCGATGTGTGGAACGACCCTGCCAAATGGGCGAAGCGTGCAGTCGAATACGGCGCCGAGCTCATCTGCCTCATGCTGAGGGGCGTTCATCCCGATTTCGAGAACCGCTCCGCCAATGAGACCGCCGGCGTCGTCAAAGACGTGCTCAACGCCGTCGGTGTCCCCCTCATTATCTGGGGATGCGGCGACTTCAAAAAGGACAACGACGTAATGCCGAGCGTCAGCGAGACGGCCAAAGGCGAAAACTGCCTGCTCGGAACGGCGGTCGAAAAAAATTATAAGACCCTCACCGCCTCATGTCTCGCCGACGGCCACAAGATCATCGGCGAATCCCCGCTCGATATCAACATCGCCAAGCAGGTGAATATCCTCATTTCCGAAATGGGATTCAAACTCGAGGACATCGTCATCTTCCCCGCGACCGGCGCCCTCGGATACGGCATGGAGTACAGCTACTCGATCATGGAACGCGGTCGTACCGCCGGGCTCTCGGGCGACAGGATGCTCGCTCAGCCTGTCATCTGCACCGTCGGCCCCGAAACCTGGCGCGTGAAAGAAGCCAAAGCCTCAGCGCAGGAATTCCCGGCGTGGGGCGACCTGAAGAAACGCGGACCACTGTGGGAAGCCACGTGCGCAGCCACACTCCTGCAATCCGGCGGCGAGCTCATGGTCATGCGCCATCCGGAAGCCGTCAGCAGCTTCAAAAAACTCGTGGCGGAGCTTTCAGCGAAATAGGAAAGACCAGGGGGTCAGACCTACACATTTTACAAGACTTGTTATGGGCATTTGTAAAATGTGTAGGTCTGACCCCCTGGAAGAGAAGGAGGAGAGAATGTTTGTAATCGGCGAAAGACTCAACGGAATGTTCCTGGACGTGCGCAAGGGCATCCAGACCAAAGATAAGTCCATTATTCAGAAGGTCGCCCTCGATCAGGTGAAGGCCGGCGCTAACGCACTAGATATCAACGTCGGGCCGGCATCGGACAAACCGCTCGAGGTCATGGTCTGGCTGGTCGAGGCCGTTCAGGAAGTTACCAGCATCACCCTCAGCATCGATACTCCAAAGTTCGACGTCATGAAGGCCGCCATGCAGGTCTGCAAGAATCCGATCCTTATGAATTCGACCAAGGGAGAGGAAGCCAAGCTCGACAAGTACATGCCGCTGGCCAAGGAATATAATGCCTCCATCATTGGGCTTACCATCAATGAAAAGGGGATTCCCAAGACCGTCGACGCCCGCGTCGAAACCGCTGCCCTGATCGCCGCAAAAGCCATGGAATTCGGAATCGACATGGACAAGCTCTACATCGATCCCATCGTCATGCCGGCCAACGTCGCGCAGGATCAGGCGCCGATCGTTCTCGAGGCCATCAAACAGTTCGCCTACCTGAGCAGCCCGCCTCCTCATATCGTGGTCGGGCTCAGCAACCTCGGGCAGGGCGCCAAGGAACGCGAGCTGCTCACCCGCATCTGGCTGAGCATGGCCGTCATGAACGGGCTCGATGCCGCCATTATGGATGCGGCCGACAAGGAAATGCGCGATGCGTTCATTACCGCGGAATTGTTGATGAACAAGGCGATTTACAGCGACTCTTATATCAGGGCATACGACGCCAGCCATAACCATATCGACTAATAGATTTCTCATATCAGCATGCAGGGGCGGCCCCGTGTGGCCGCCCGTTGTTTAATCAGGTACGGCATCGTACAACTGGATATGCCTACTCGGTCCGGCTATGTAAGGTCCGAAAGGCCCTGTAGGGCGCGGCGCGCGGTGCCCGCTTCACCAAATAGTACGGTGGGCGACGCTGCGGGCCCTCCAATGTATAGTCAGACCATTCGTGCACAATTACCGGCGTGGCGCTTGTGTCCCTCGACGTAGGGGCACGGCGTGCCGTGCCCGGTTCGTACAATTATAGGTGCGACCCCATGGCCGCCCAATTCAACCGGAGACAACACCTTGACCAAATCAAACATCCAAACAACCCTCTCAATCGTCAAGCCTGACGGCTTTCAAAAACGACTCGTCGGAAAAATCATCCAGCGCTATGAAGAGGCCGGCCTCGAACTTATGGCCATCGAACGCCTCCACATGTCGCGCCAGAAGGCTGAAGGGTTTTATGCCGTCCATAAGGAGCGCCCCTTCTTTGGAGAACTGGTTGAATTCATGACCTCCGGCCCGTCCGTCGTCATGGCGTGGCGCGGCGACAACGCCATCGACGTCGTCCGTGAAATAAACGGCGCGACCGATCCGAAAAAAGCCGTCCCCAACACCATCCGCGCGCTCTGGGGCGCCAACATCCAGAACAACATCGTCCACGGCTCCGACAGCCCCCAAACGGCCAAATTCGAAGTAGGCTACTTCTTTCCGGGGCTTGCGTAGCAGCGGTGAAGCCCCAACCAGACTTTGGAGTTTTGAGATAACATTTCACTCTTGTCCAAGATAATTTTCAAGAGCAGAATATGGTCCCGAACGTTACGCCGATCCGATGGATATTGCAGAAGAAAGAAGAAGAAGGAATCTTTCGACAGGAGGTAACAGAGGAAACAAAAAACGGGAATATCTTTTTCCTCCGTTATCTCTGTTACCTCCTGTTTGAGACGTTTCTTCTTAGATCAACACATTGGGGAAAAGTCATTTTCAGCAGACAAGGGAACCTTGAAAAACCGCAGGTTTTTAATCTCTGAGATGTCGTTCTGCGATTATCTTGGACAGGGATGACAGCTTTATCCGGCTGGGATGCTCGAGTCGGCATGAAGCCGCCAAAGGCGAAGTGGAATTTTTCCAGAAACGGACACTTGTCAACTCCTCCCTACCCGGTCGAGACGGCGAGAAAATCCGCTGTCTTCGCCATCCACACTCCAACAGCATCGCCTCGGACAGACGGATTGTCTTTCGTTTTACTTAAAATTGACAGGGCACCTGATCTGTGCTACGATCAAAGTAGGTTACCTGCCTAAACGCAGTGGCAGAACATGCCTTTTGATCCCTTCAAGGTGGTTTCGTGAATCTTTCAGAGGAATCCAGGCAAAAGCCCTCCGAGGAACTGAAGACAATCCGGTCTCAAATCGCAGATTTGAAAAAACGGGAGGCCGACCGCGAGGGGCGCTTTCAGTCGTTGTTCAATGAGATGACGGAAGGCTTCGCTCTTCATGAAGTCATCTGCGATGACTGGGGCGAACCCTGCGATTATCGGTTCCTGGAGGTGAACCCCGCCTTCGAGCGGCTCACCGGCCTCAAGCGCAGCAATGTCATCGGCAAGACCATTCGCGAAGTGCTGCCCGACATCGAGACGCATTGGATCAAAACCTATGGCCGTGTCGCGCTCTCCGGCCGACCCGCCCGCTTCGACCAATATTCGGCCCCCCTCAAGCGCCATTACCAGGTTTTCGCTTATCGGCCGGCGCCAGGACAATTCGCGGTCCTCTTTGCGGATATAACCGATCGCAAGAAG
This DNA window, taken from Candidatus Abyssobacteria bacterium SURF_5, encodes the following:
- a CDS encoding acetyl-CoA decarbonylase/synthase complex subunit delta, with protein sequence MENIAEKWTTKVNTVTIGATKAQGGTREKTVTIGGSSTLPYLNFEGSWPNPPAIAIEVNDVAPNGWAEPLADAYGDVWNDPAKWAKRAVEYGAELICLMLRGVHPDFENRSANETAGVVKDVLNAVGVPLIIWGCGDFKKDNDVMPSVSETAKGENCLLGTAVEKNYKTLTASCLADGHKIIGESPLDINIAKQVNILISEMGFKLEDIVIFPATGALGYGMEYSYSIMERGRTAGLSGDRMLAQPVICTVGPETWRVKEAKASAQEFPAWGDLKKRGPLWEATCAATLLQSGGELMVMRHPEAVSSFKKLVAELSAK
- a CDS encoding methyltetrahydrofolate--corrinoid methyltransferase, with the translated sequence MGICKMCRSDPLEEKEERMFVIGERLNGMFLDVRKGIQTKDKSIIQKVALDQVKAGANALDINVGPASDKPLEVMVWLVEAVQEVTSITLSIDTPKFDVMKAAMQVCKNPILMNSTKGEEAKLDKYMPLAKEYNASIIGLTINEKGIPKTVDARVETAALIAAKAMEFGIDMDKLYIDPIVMPANVAQDQAPIVLEAIKQFAYLSSPPPHIVVGLSNLGQGAKERELLTRIWLSMAVMNGLDAAIMDAADKEMRDAFITAELLMNKAIYSDSYIRAYDASHNHID
- a CDS encoding nucleoside-diphosphate kinase → MQTTLSIVKPDGFQKRLVGKIIQRYEEAGLELMAIERLHMSRQKAEGFYAVHKERPFFGELVEFMTSGPSVVMAWRGDNAIDVVREINGATDPKKAVPNTIRALWGANIQNNIVHGSDSPQTAKFEVGYFFPGLA